From Salvia splendens isolate huo1 chromosome 3, SspV2, whole genome shotgun sequence, a single genomic window includes:
- the LOC121796628 gene encoding bromodomain and WD repeat-containing protein 3-like, with product MGDPQPGASTSLSVAGDELKNLMEKIMTDLRDLKEGQTTMHVTQDAMFGDLKELKENQASIHENQTFLHDELNALKAVQLSRSNTPRSNHTHHNASEGSNGEEEPYGWYDHGGRGGQGGGRNGNRNGRFGNMMGGRGNGNMGHHGWNGRHGRYRNYEEEMEPRYDDPTKSIKHTFPEFHGKFDPEAYLE from the coding sequence ATGGGGGATCCGCAACCGGGTGCGAGCACGAGTCTTAGTGTGGCGGGGGATGAGTTGAAAAActtgatggaaaaaattatgACGGATTTGAGGGATCTAAAAGAAGGCCAAACCACAATGCATGTCACTCAAGATGCTATGTTCGGGGATTTGAAGGAACTCAAGGAGAACCAAGCATCCATCCATGAAAACCAAACTTTTCTCCACGACGAGCTCAACGCTTTGAAGGCCGTGCAACTATCAAGGTCAAACACCCCTAGGAGCAATCACACACATCACAATGCCTCCGAGGGGAGTAATGGAGAGGAAGAGCCATATGGTTGGTACGATCATGGGGGGCGTGGGGGACAAGGAGGAGGACGGAATGGGAATAGGAATGGTAGGTTCGGGAACATGATGGGCGGAAGAGGGAATGGAAACATGGGGCACCATGGGTGGAATGGTAGGCATGGAAGATATAGAAACTATGAGGAGGAGATGGAGCCGCGGTACGATGATCCCACCAAGTCTATCAAGCACACATTTCCCGAGTTCCACGGCAAGTTTGATCCCGAGGCCTACTTGGAATGA
- the LOC121795162 gene encoding villin-2-like: MSSSAKALEPAFQGAGQRVGTEIWRIENFQPVPLPKSDYGKFCCGDSYIILQTSSGKGGSYLYDIHFWLGKDTSQDEAGTAAIKTVELDAALGGRAVQYRELQGHESDKFLSYFKPCIIPLEGGVATGFRKTEEEEFETRLYICRGKRVVRLKQVPFSRSSLNHDDVFILDTKDKIYQFNGANSNIQERAKALEVIQFLKDKYHEGTCDVAIVDDGKLQAETDSGEFWVLFGGFAPIGKKVATEDDIIPEKTPAKLFSIVDGQVKIVDGELSKSLLENNKCYMLDCGSDVFIWVGRVTQVDERKAAIQVTEDFVASQNRPKSTHITRLIQGYETHSFKSNFDSWPSGSAAPVAEEGRGKVAALLKQQGGVMKGASKSAPVNEEVPPLLEGGGKTEVWRINGSAKTPVPTEDIGKFYSGDCYIVLYTYHSHERKDDYYLCCWIGKDSIEEDEKMAAKLSNTMYNSLKGRPVLGMIYQGKEPPQFVAIFQPMVVLKGGMSSGYRNYIADKGLNDETYTSDGVALIRISGTSPHNNKAVQVEATATSLNTNECFLLQSGSSTFSWQGNQCTFEQQQLATQIAEFLKPGSTIKHTKEATESSSFWFPLGGKQSYTSKKVSSEVVRDPHLFAFSFNKGKFEVEEIYNFSQDDLLTEDILILDTNAEVFVWVGQSVDSKEKQNAFEIGQKYIELAASLEGLPPKVPLYKVTEGNEPSFFTSYFSWDPAKASAHGNSFQKKIMLLFGGGGHAAEERSNSSNNGGLTQRASALAALNSAFTSTSSSTSSPKATSAPRSGGKSTASQRAAAVAALSNVLTAEKKGPADVSPSQPSRSPPREARPSVSAPVKSEDENETEEFLEDVKVKENETVETAPETNGEDSGSKPEAAQEENGSESGQSTFSYDQLKAKSDNPVTGIDFKRREAYLSDEEFMSVMGMTKDAFYKLPKWKQDMNKKKVDLF; the protein is encoded by the exons ATGTCTAGCTCAGCAAAAGCTTTGGAGCCTGCTTTTCAAGGAGCGGGTCAGAGAGT AGGGACTGAGATCTGGAGGATCGAGAACTTCCAACCGGTTCCTTTGCCAAAGTCCGACTATGGTAAATTCTGCTGTGGAGATTCGTATATTATACTTCAG ACTAGTTCTGGTAAGGGAGGTTCTTATCTCTATGACATTCACTTCTGGCTTGGGAAGGACACTAGCCAG GATGAAGCAGGGACTGCTGCTATTAAAACTGTCGAACTTGATGCTGCTCTAGGAGGCCGTGCTGTGCAGTACAGAGAACTACAAGGGCATGAGTCTGACAAATTCTTGTCTTACTTTAAACCATGCATCATTCCACTGGAAGGTGGTGTTGCCACTGGATTTAGAAAAACTGAAGAAGAAGAATTTGAAACCCGGTTATATATTTGTCGAGGAAAAAGAGTTGTTAGGCTAAAGCAG GTCCCATTTTCAAGGTCCTCACTGAACCATGACGATGTTTTTATTCTTGACACCAAGGATAAGATATATCAGTTCAATGGTGCAAACTCTAATATTCAGGAAAGGGCCAAAGCACTAGAAGTGATTCAGTTTTTAAAGGATAAGTATCATGAAGGGACGTGTGATGTTGCAATTGTTG ATGATGGGAAATTACAAGCTGAGACGGATTCTGGTGAATTTTGGGTACTCTTTGGTGGGTTTGCTCCAATTGGTAAGAAGGTTGCTACTGAAGATGATATCATACCAGAAAAGACCCCTGCCAAGCTTTTTAG TATTGTTGATGGTCAAGTTAAGATCGTGGATGGCGAACTTTCCAAGTCActtttggaaaataacaaatgCTATATGTTGGATTGTGGTTCTGATGTATTTATATGGGTTGGCCGAGTTACTCAAGTTGATGAGAGGAAAGCCGCCATTCAAGTTACAGAG GATTTTGTGGCTAGCCAAAATAGGCCTAAGTCAACCCATATAACTCGGCTAATTCAAGGTTATGAGACTCATTCATTCAAGTCAAACTTTGATTCCTGGCCATCAGGATCTGCTGCACCTGTTGCTGAGGAGGGAAGGGGAAAAGTAGCAG CCTTACTGAAGCAGCAAGGTGGTGTCATGAAGGGAGCCAGTAAAAGTGCCCCTGTAAATGAGGAAGTCCCTCCCTTGCTTGAAGGAGGTGGAAAGACAGAG GTTTGGCGCATCAATGGTAGTGCCAAAACTCCTGTACCTACTGAAGATATTGGCAAATTTTACAGCGGGGATTGCTATATTGTCCTCTACACATACCATTCTCATGAAAGAAAAGACGACTACTACTTGTGTTGTTGGATAGGAAAAGACAGCATTGAG GAGGACGAAAAGATGGCTGCAAAACTATCCAACACAATGTATAACTCACTGAAAGGGAGGCCAGTGCTG GGTATGATATATCAAGGGAAAGAGCCGCCACAGTTTGTTGCAATCTTTCAGCCTATGGTGGTCTTAAAG GGTGGAATGAGTTCGGGGTACAGGAATTATATTGCTGACAAAGGTCTAAATGATGAAACATACACTTCTGATGGTGTGGCTCTCATCCGCATATCTGGGACTTCACCGCATAACAACAAGGCTGTTCAAGTTGAAGCA ACGGCAACATCGTTAAACACAAATGAATGTTTTCTTCTGCAATCTGGATCTTCAACTTTTAGCTGGCAAGGTAATCAATGCACCTTTGAACAGCAACAGCTGGCAACCCAAATTGCCGAATTTTTGAAG CCGGGATCAACCATTAAACACACCAAAGAAGCAACTGAAAGCTCATCCTTTTGGTTTCCTCTTGGAGGAAAGCAAAGCTACACCAGCAAGAAGGTTTCATCCGAGGTTGTCAGAGATCCCCACTTGTTCGCTTTCTCCTTCAATAAAG GAAAGTTTGAG GTGGAAGAAATATACAACTTCTCTCAAGATGACCTTTTAACTGAAGATATATTGATACTTGACACAAATGCTGAAGTGTTTGTTTGGGTTGGCCAATCAGTTGACTCTAAAGAGAAGCAAAATGCTTTTGAAATTGGCCAG AAATATATTGAACTGGCTGCTTCCTTGGAGGGGTTGCCCCCAAAGGTTCCATTATACAAAGTGACAGAAGGAAATGAGCCAAGCTTCTTCACCTCCTATTTTTCATGGGACCCCGCCAAAGCTAGC GCACATGGAAATTCGTTCCAGAAGAAGATCATGCTACTCTTTGGGGGTGGTGGTCATGCTGCAGAG GAGAGGTCCAATAGTTCGAACAATGGGGGGCTGACTCAGAGAGCATCTGCTTTAGCAGCTTTGAACTCTGCCTTCACTTCAACTTCAAGTTCAACTTCGTCTCCAAAAGCTACTTCGGCCCCTCGGTCAGGGGGGAAAAGTACAGCTTCACAGAGAGCAGCTGCAGTGGCTGCTTTATCAAATGTTCTGACTGCCGAAAAGAAGGGACCAGCAGACGTCTCTCCTTCCCAGCCAAGTAGAAGTCCACCACGAGAAGCTCGCCCTTCTG TTTCAGCTCCAGTGAAGAGTGAAGATGAAAATGAGACTGAAGAATTCCTAGAGGACGTGAAAGTCAAGGAAAATGAGACAGTTGAGACCGCACCAGAAACCAACGGGGAGGACTCAGGATCAAAGCCAGAGGCTGCCCAGGAGGAGAACGGCTCTGAAAGTGGTCAGAGTACATTCAGCTACGACCAATTGAAGGCCAAATCTGACAACCCTGTGACCGGGATTGATTTCAAACGAAGAGAG GCTTATCTTTCGGATGAGGAATTCATGTCAGTAATGGGAATGACCAAAGATGCTTTCTACAAGCTGCCCAAGTGGAAGCAGGACATGAACAAAAAGAAAGTGGATCTCTTCTAG
- the LOC121797190 gene encoding uncharacterized protein LOC121797190 yields the protein MGMTSKSRSNGEGWGMGFLLVLFPEEDQNQEPNTRKSNNLNQFSTSASFKRTNSSHLIHKAQSTISICLLLLFTTLLLFTISTLPSATTTATRRRHLISKSPQFSSNTSHALQGMGTLYRRGTRAMTELVVAHALDSLTRDDLKSFLRLFHRSPLAAKSDLLILFPSKTAAFDAAILEENDSFLKLLTRYKSSNVSHSSASFDVTHFTKLRKRERESGETIWGRRIRSDSTGNESARLSYGSVAGFDVEELDPENSLSGFLDHVPMSLRRWACYPMLLGRVRRNFKHVMLVDVKEFLILGDPLGRVRSQGPESVLVNAVGRHGKRNSEKTRVDSGVLMGGSRGIRRVSSKMLTDIVRATMQQRVKKKNPVSESGVFNQLVGNDYVLKEVNLIVSTESLGEVSSHNLLRSKHGLIRRGKNTTLDVNSTLITQLCSFPIDSTVYSECRY from the coding sequence atGGGAATGACAAGCAAGAGCAGGAGCAATGGCGAAGGTTGGGGAATGGGATTCCTCCTCGTTTTGTTCCCCGAAGAAGATCAAAATCAAGAACCCAACACCAGAAAATCCAACAATCTCAATCAATTCTCAACCTCTGCATCATTCAAGCGCACAAATTCATCACATCTAATCCACAAAGCCCAGTCCACAATCTCAATctgcctcctcctcctcttcaccACTCTCCTCCTCTTCACCATCTCCACCCTCCcctccgccaccaccaccgccacccgCCGCCGCCACCTAATCTCCAAATCCCCTCAATTCTCCTCCAACACCTCTCATGCACTGCAAGGAATGGGCACTCTCTACAGACGAGGCACCAGAGCAATGACCGAACTCGTCGTCGCTCATGCACTCGACTCTCTAACTCGGGACGACTTGAAATCATTCCTACGCCTCTTCCACCGCTCCCCCCTCGCCGCAAAATCCGATCTTTTGATCCTATTCCCCTCCAAAACCGCCGCCTTCGACGCCGCCATTCTCGAAGAGAACGACTCGTTCCTCAAGCTCCTAACTCGCTACAAATCGAGCAATGTTTCTCACTCGTCAGCGAGTTTCGATGTAACCCATTTCACGAAActcagaaagagagagagagaaagcggCGAAACAATCTGGGGTCGGAGAATTCGAAGCGATTCCACCGGAAACGAGTCGGCCCGGTTGAGTTACGGCTCGGTAGCGGGTTTCGACGTGGAGGAACTCGACCCGGAGAACTCGCTATCCGGGTTTTTGGATCATGTTCCAATGAGTTTAAGGAGATGGGCTTGCTACCCGATGCTATTGGGTCGGGTCAGGAGGAATTTCAAGCATGTGATGCTAGTGGACGTGAAGGAGTTTTTAATACTCGGTGACCCACTCGGCCGAGTCAGGAGTCAGGGTCCCGAGTCGGTCCTAGTGAATGCCGTGGGCAGACATGGGAAGAGAAACTCGGAGAAAACTCGGGTCGACTCGGGCGTGTTAATGGGCGGGTCGAGAGGGATTCGGAGAGTAAGCAGCAAAATGTTGACTGATATTGTGAGGGCTACCATGCAGCAGCGAGTCAAGAAGAAGAATCCGGTGAGCGAGTCGGGTGTTTTCAACCAACTCGTTGGAAACGACTACGTTTTGAAGGAAGTGAACTTGATCGTGTCAACTGAGTCGCTGGGCGAGGTGAGTTCACATAATTTGTTGAGGAGTAAGCATGGGTTGATTAGGCGTGGGAAGAATACCACTTTGGATGTTAATTCCACCTTAATCACCCAATTATGCTCGTTTCCAATAGATTCTACAGTTTATAGTGAATGTCGGTACtga
- the LOC121796629 gene encoding protein FAR1-RELATED SEQUENCE 5-like, giving the protein MNDQLYIPQVANDRKPKIGMQFESIDDAFEFYNQYAREAGFSARYSNSRKNKMTNEVVWKQLVCFKAGQTDEARSKNRAPTGGLIQIRVRGEVRTNCKANISIVKQQTGSEWSVSVFMEGHNHGLFTPSKVHLLWSHRSVSAVKRVLTQQFSEANIPTCQQMQLLEMESGGPESVGCTEKHIRNLERELRDEQKGIDAETLIEFFTSEKEKISSFFFDYETDSDHIFKRCFWADPKSSRAYGAFGDVVVFYSTYNTNKYGMIFTPFVGVNHHHQTIVFGCGFLSDEKTESYIWLLNKFMEAMSSDAPKTIITDQDPAMTKALAQEMGISPTTMHGSQTRKSLDKTKTIGDPSKIRSKGCGKRMLSSKEKSILKTRACRGCGLHGASHGKRDCPKLQDISVAYDHHDISEYANERA; this is encoded by the exons ATGAACGATCAATTATATATTCCTCAAGTTGCAAATGATCGAAAGCCAAAAATTGGAATGCAATTTGAATCAATAGATGATGCGTTTGAATTCTACAATCAGTATGCTCGTGAAGCAGGTTTTAGTGCAAGATATAGCAATAGCAGAAAGAATAAGATGACGAACGAAGTTGTTTGGAAACAATTAGTATGCTTTAAAGCTGGTCAAACTGATGAAGCTCGTTCAAAAAATCGAGCACCAACTGGTGGTCTGATTCAGATAAGAGTTCGTGGTGAAGTTAGAACTAATTGTAAGGCAAATATTTCCATTGTCAAGCAACAAACTGGATCCGAGTGGAGTGTTAGCGTCTTTATGGAAGGTCATAATCATGGACTCTTTACTCCGTCAAAGGTGCATTTACTCTGGTCACACCGTAGTGTTTCTGCTGTGAAGAGAGTGTTGACTCAACAATTTTCAGAAGCTAATATACCAACCTGTCAACAAATGCAACTATTGGAGATGGAGTCTGGGGGGCCCGAAAGTGTAGGTTGCACAGAAAAACATATCaggaatttagagagagaattaAGGGATGAACAAAAGGGGATCGATGCTGAAACTCTTATAGAATTCTTTACTTCCGAGAAGGAGAAAATTTCATCATTTTTCTTTGACTATGAGACAGATTCAGATCATATATTCAAAAGATGTTTTTGGGCAGATCCTAAATCAAGTAGGGCTTATGGAGCATTTGGTGATGTTGTTGTGTTTTATTCCACTTATAACACTAATAAGTATGGAATGATTTTTACACCTTTCGTAGGGgttaatcatcatcatcaaacaaTAGTTTTTGGTTGTGGATTTCTAAGTGATGAGAAGACAGAATCGTATATTTGGTTGCTTAATAAGTTTATGGAAGCTATGTCAAGTGATGCACCAAAAACAATCATTACTGATCAAGATCCAGCTATGACGAAAGCACTTGCACAA GAAATGGGTATTAGTCCAACAACTATGCACGGAAGTCAAACAAGGAAGAGCTTAGATAAAACCAAAACCATTGGTGATCCTTCTAAGATAAGATCAAAAGGATGTGGAAAGCGAATGTTATCATCAAAAGAAAAGTCAATTTTAAAGACTAGGGCTTGTCGTGGTTGTGGACTACATGGTGCATCACATGGTAAACGTGATTGCCCAAAGTTGCAAGACAT ATCAGTTGCATATGACCATCACGACATTAGTGAATATGCAAATGAAAGAGCTTGA